A stretch of the Myripristis murdjan chromosome 24, fMyrMur1.1, whole genome shotgun sequence genome encodes the following:
- the bmp2b gene encoding bone morphogenetic protein 2b, with protein sequence MVAVVRSLMVLLLAQVLLEGATGLIPEVGRRKYSESGKQTPEQSESFLNEFELRLLNMFGLRRRPTPSKQAVVPQYMVDLYRMHSANGDHSTKRPKSMGKHAERAASKANTIRSFHHEESMEALASLKGRTTQQFYFNLTSVPGEELITSAELRIFRDQVMGAVAASNSSSNSSTSNSALGGGFHRINIYEIFGAPAKHGGEPLTRLLDTRLVQDSLSRWESFDVSPAVSQWTSGGRHNHGFMVEVVHPEEREGEGEHAQRRSRHVRVSRSLHQDQDSWPQARPLLVTYGHDGRGDSVLHTREKRQAALRKQRRKHQHKASCRRHPLYVDFSDVGWNEWIVAPPGYHAFYCHGECPFPLADHLNSTNHAIVQTLVNSVNSNIPRACCVPTELSPISLLYLDEYEKVILKNYQDMVVEGCGCR encoded by the exons ATGGTCGCCGTGGTCCGCTCTCTCATGGTACTGCTGCTCGCTCAGGTGTTGCTGGAAGGTGCTACGGGACTTATCCCCGAGGTCGGCCGGAGGAAATACAGCGAATCCGGGAAGCAGACCCCGGAGCAGTCGGAGAGCTTCCTCAACGAGTTTGAGCTTCGGCTTCTCAATATGTTCGGACTGAGGCGCAGGCCAACCCCGAGCAAGCAGGCCGTGGTGCCGCAGTACATGGTGGACCTTTACCGTATGCACTCAGCAAACGGAGACCACAGCACTAAACGACCCAAGAGCATGGGGAAACACGCAGAGAGAGCCGCCAGCAAGGCCAACACGATTAGAAGCTTTCACCATGAAG AGTCTATGGAGGCGTTGGCCAGCCTGAAGGGCAGAACCACCCAGCAGTTCTACTTCAACCTCACTTCTGTCCCTGGAGAGGAGCTCATCACCTCTGCAGAGCTGCGTATCTTCAGGGATCAGGTCATGGGAGCTGTGGCCGCCAGCAACAGCTCCAGTAACAGTAGCACTAGTAATAGTGCACTAGGAGGCGGCTTCCATCGCATCAACATTTATGAGATATTCGGAGCCCCTGCTAAACACGGCGGGGAGCCGCTGACACGCCTGCTGGACACTCGGCTAGTGCAGGACTCTCTGAGCCGCTGGGAGAGCTTTGACGTCAGCCCCGCTGTATCTCAGTGGACCTCCGGGGGACGCCACAACCACGGCTTCATGGTGGAAGTGGTTCACccggaggagagggaaggggaaggggaacATGCCCAGCGACGGAGCAGGCACGTCAGGGTGAGCCGGTCCCTGCACCAGGACCAGGACTCATGGCCCCAGGCTCGGCCCCTGCTTGTGACATACGGCCATGACGGCCGCGGGGACTCGGTCCTCCACACAAGGGAGAAACGTCAGGCAGCGCTCCGCAAACAGCGCAGGAAGCACCAGCACAAGGCCAGCTGCAGGCGGCACCCCCTGTACGTGGACTTCAGCGATGTGGGGTGGAACGAGTGGATAGTGGCGCCCCCTGGCTACCACGCTTTTTACTGCCATGGGGAATGTCCCTTCCCCCTGGCAGACCACCTCAACTCTACCAACCATGCCATTGTGCAGACGCTGGTCAACTCAGTCAACTCGAACATCCCCAGAGCCTGCTGCGTGCCCACTGAGCTCAGCCCTATCTCCCTGCTCTACCTGGACGAATACGAGAAGGTCATCCTGAAAAACTACCAGGACATGGTAGTGGAGGGATGTGGCTGCCGGTGA